The proteins below are encoded in one region of Aphanothece sacrum FPU1:
- a CDS encoding HlyD family efflux transporter periplasmic adaptor subunit: MNGINGKENNVKQDELVQTSNNGNSAALKASGNNDPFSQNALAPITSEQAVVLRQSPSWSRAIVWTIIGVTTASVLWAALASIEQVVAAKGQLKPQAAVKDIQPPINGVVDKVLIKDGDHVKEGQILLTLDSEATAAELRSLKTVKQSLKQENEFYKTLMSQSLDTHQVEREIIKLKLPQEVASLTRNRTGLVAENQLYQIQLGENVPGINLNIGQVQRLRASQGESSSRAMAAQLETEQLQKQLKQAQLQLADAQKQLIDDQKVLAEIKSRNEKALQEAKSALVIEEGILQDIEPLQEEGGVARLQVERQKQSISERKQKLTEQISNGTIEYDKQRQQIQQRLGDIGRFTQEERRLELAIEQGDARLTNTVDLTEKDIRDKISVNQQKIAEIDSQLTKIIVENDKRIAEIGSQMSRATVTLKYQAIKAPVTGTVFDLKATPGYVPPPNQTEPLLKIVPDDNLIAEVDITNEDIGFVSTGQKADVRIDSFPFSEFGDIKGKVLSIGSDALEPNEIQRFYRFPAKIKLDQQFLKVEGREIPLQSGMSVSVNIKVRENRTVLSLFTELFTNKVESLKKVR; the protein is encoded by the coding sequence ATGAATGGTATTAATGGGAAAGAGAATAACGTGAAACAAGATGAGTTAGTGCAAACCTCTAATAATGGCAATTCAGCCGCCCTTAAAGCGAGTGGGAATAATGATCCTTTTAGTCAAAATGCCTTAGCTCCTATTACCTCTGAACAAGCCGTTGTTTTACGTCAATCTCCCAGTTGGTCAAGAGCGATAGTTTGGACAATTATAGGGGTAACAACTGCTTCTGTTCTTTGGGCGGCTTTGGCCTCTATTGAACAAGTAGTAGCAGCTAAGGGGCAACTAAAACCTCAAGCAGCAGTTAAAGATATTCAACCTCCTATTAATGGGGTGGTGGATAAAGTTTTAATTAAAGATGGAGATCATGTTAAAGAAGGACAAATTTTATTGACTTTAGATTCAGAAGCAACTGCCGCCGAATTACGCTCATTAAAGACTGTTAAACAATCTTTAAAACAAGAGAATGAATTTTATAAAACTTTAATGTCTCAATCCCTTGATACTCATCAAGTAGAACGGGAAATTATTAAACTAAAATTACCCCAAGAAGTAGCTTCTTTGACTCGTAATCGGACTGGTTTAGTTGCTGAAAATCAATTGTATCAAATTCAATTAGGAGAAAATGTACCAGGAATTAATTTAAACATTGGGCAAGTCCAACGACTGCGAGCATCTCAAGGAGAGTCATCTTCTCGTGCGATGGCGGCTCAATTGGAAACAGAACAATTGCAAAAACAACTAAAACAAGCACAACTTCAGTTAGCAGATGCACAAAAACAATTAATAGATGATCAAAAAGTTCTGGCTGAGATTAAATCCCGTAATGAAAAAGCCCTACAAGAAGCTAAATCAGCATTAGTGATTGAAGAAGGAATTCTTCAAGATATTGAACCTTTACAAGAAGAAGGAGGGGTGGCCAGATTACAAGTAGAAAGACAAAAACAATCGATTTCTGAACGGAAACAAAAACTAACCGAACAAATCAGTAATGGAACCATTGAATACGATAAACAACGTCAGCAAATTCAACAACGTTTGGGGGATATTGGTCGTTTCACTCAAGAAGAACGACGGTTAGAATTAGCCATTGAACAGGGTGATGCTAGATTAACTAATACGGTTGATTTAACAGAAAAAGACATTAGAGATAAAATATCAGTTAATCAACAAAAAATTGCGGAAATTGATAGTCAATTAACCAAAATTATTGTCGAAAATGATAAACGAATTGCCGAAATAGGTAGCCAAATGAGTCGGGCAACTGTTACCTTAAAATATCAAGCTATTAAAGCTCCTGTAACTGGAACCGTATTTGATTTAAAAGCTACTCCTGGCTATGTACCACCCCCTAATCAAACCGAACCTCTTTTAAAGATTGTTCCTGATGATAATCTTATCGCTGAAGTCGATATTACTAACGAAGATATTGGCTTTGTTAGCACCGGTCAAAAAGCAGATGTCAGAATTGATTCTTTCCCTTTTAGCGAATTTGGCGATATTAAAGGAAAAGTACTTTCCATTGGCTCTGATGCCCTAGAACCCAATGAAATCCAACGTTTCTATCGATTTCCAGCAAAAATCAAATTAGATCAACAATTTTTAAAAGTTGAAGGTCGAGAGATTCCGTTACAATCAGGAATGTCTGTCAGCGTTAATATTAAAGTACGAGAAAACCGGACAGTGCTGAGTTTATTTACAGAACTCTTTACCAATAAAGTAGAAAGTCTCAAAAAAGTTCGATGA
- the dnaB gene encoding replicative DNA helicase, with translation MSNQSIPPQNIEAEESILGGILLDPEAMGRVIDLISIEAFYVKAHQQIYEAALKLHGQGQPTDFLTVTSRLNDDHLLEQVGGIEKLSQLLDRTVSAVNIDRYSALVMDKYLRRQLIAAGHEIVELGFETTKELEQVLDESEKKIFGLTQKRPQEGLISLGETVIKTFNQLEELHQQTALPGIETDFYDLDAMTSGLQRSDLIIVAGRPSMGKCLAANSEIVLADGSLVTIEEIYHRRQAQLLTLKNDWKFALTEPSNFIDDGIKPVFRVTTKLGRYIETTLTHPYLTIKGWQQLSTLKPGDKIAIPRQINIFGTEIIPEYQVKLLAYLIGDGCLTKTSPLFTNRNPYGLTAISKNSKNTFRIWLQELDLWGKDAHHKTIPSIIFKLQRSLLALFLNRLFATDGWISVLTSGQVQLGYATVSEKLAHQIQHFLLRFGVIANLKKPSLKYNNNRRQAWQLDITDAQSIKTFIEEIGIFGKEKAINLAKEALINKRYQTNCDLIPIEIWEQIALAKGHETWTSLGKRAGIKNYSNLHVGKRALSRNRLFQLALALDNLSLQQLATSEVYWDKIVSIEYIGEQQVYDLTIPENHNFVANDICVHNTAFGLGIAINIAKQKNLPVAIFSLEMSAEQLSMRLLAAEAGIEGNRLRSGRFVQNEYDKLMIALGNLSSLPIYIDDAANITMMQIRSQVRRLQAEKKGELGLVLIDYLQLMEGGGDNRVQELSKITRSLKGLAREVNAPVIALSQLSRAVESRNNKRPMMSDLRESGCLIGDSLIELADIRKKVPIRDLVGKSGFKILALNESTMKREKAIVTKAFCTGIKPTFCLKTSLGRTISATANHKFLTIRGWKRLDELNIKESIALPRFSCSSSLADSDIYWDEIVSIEPDEEAEVYDLTVDKFHNFIANNIVVHNSIEQDADLIMMLYRDEYYNPDTVDRGIAEILITKHRNGPTGTVKLLFQPELTKFLNMQRSSNY, from the coding sequence ATGTCTAATCAATCTATTCCTCCCCAAAATATTGAAGCTGAAGAATCTATTCTAGGTGGTATTTTACTTGATCCTGAAGCAATGGGACGGGTCATAGATTTAATAAGTATAGAAGCTTTTTATGTGAAAGCACATCAACAGATTTATGAAGCAGCTTTAAAACTTCATGGTCAAGGACAACCAACGGATTTTTTGACCGTTACATCTAGACTTAATGATGATCATTTACTCGAACAAGTAGGAGGGATAGAAAAGTTATCTCAATTATTAGATCGTACCGTATCGGCTGTCAATATTGATCGTTACTCCGCTTTGGTGATGGATAAATATTTACGCCGTCAATTAATTGCTGCGGGTCATGAAATTGTAGAGTTAGGTTTTGAAACAACAAAAGAGTTAGAACAGGTCTTAGATGAATCAGAAAAGAAAATTTTTGGACTAACTCAAAAACGTCCCCAAGAAGGGTTAATTTCTCTTGGTGAAACAGTTATTAAAACCTTTAATCAATTAGAAGAACTTCATCAACAAACGGCACTTCCTGGTATTGAAACAGATTTTTATGATTTAGATGCAATGACTAGCGGTTTACAGCGTTCTGATTTAATTATTGTTGCTGGTCGGCCGTCCATGGGCAAATGTTTAGCAGCTAATTCAGAAATTGTTTTAGCGGATGGCAGTTTAGTAACAATTGAAGAAATTTATCACCGTCGTCAAGCTCAATTATTAACTTTAAAGAATGACTGGAAATTTGCTTTAACTGAGCCTTCTAATTTTATAGATGATGGAATTAAACCAGTTTTCCGGGTTACAACTAAATTAGGCCGTTATATTGAAACAACCTTGACTCATCCTTATTTAACTATTAAGGGATGGCAGCAACTTTCCACACTAAAACCAGGTGATAAAATTGCTATTCCTCGTCAAATTAATATTTTTGGAACTGAAATAATTCCTGAGTATCAAGTTAAATTATTAGCCTATTTAATAGGGGATGGTTGTTTAACAAAAACTTCTCCACTATTTACTAATAGAAATCCTTATGGACTGACTGCTATTAGTAAAAACAGTAAAAATACCTTTAGAATTTGGTTACAAGAATTAGATCTTTGGGGTAAAGATGCTCATCATAAAACGATTCCATCAATTATTTTTAAATTGCAGCGTTCACTATTAGCATTATTTCTGAATCGATTATTTGCTACTGATGGATGGATTTCTGTTCTCACCAGTGGTCAAGTTCAATTAGGTTATGCTACAGTCAGTGAAAAACTAGCCCATCAAATTCAACATTTTTTACTAAGATTTGGCGTGATTGCTAATCTAAAAAAACCCTCTCTAAAATATAATAATAATCGTAGACAAGCGTGGCAGCTTGATATTACTGATGCTCAATCAATTAAAACATTTATTGAAGAAATCGGAATATTCGGGAAAGAGAAAGCCATTAATTTAGCAAAAGAAGCTTTAATAAATAAACGATATCAAACTAATTGTGATCTTATTCCTATAGAAATATGGGAACAAATAGCCTTAGCTAAAGGCCATGAAACTTGGACAAGTTTAGGAAAAAGAGCAGGAATTAAAAACTATAGTAATCTTCATGTTGGTAAGCGAGCATTATCACGAAATAGACTCTTTCAGTTAGCTTTAGCTTTAGATAATTTATCATTACAACAACTAGCAACCAGTGAAGTTTATTGGGATAAAATTGTCTCAATTGAATATATTGGTGAACAACAAGTGTACGATTTAACAATTCCTGAAAATCATAATTTTGTTGCTAATGATATTTGTGTTCATAACACGGCTTTTGGATTAGGAATTGCTATTAATATTGCTAAACAAAAAAATCTACCTGTTGCTATTTTTAGTTTAGAAATGTCTGCCGAACAATTATCCATGAGATTATTAGCAGCAGAAGCAGGGATTGAAGGTAATCGGTTACGTTCTGGCAGGTTTGTTCAAAATGAATATGATAAATTGATGATTGCTTTAGGAAATTTATCAAGTTTACCTATTTATATTGATGATGCAGCTAATATAACAATGATGCAAATTCGCTCTCAAGTTCGGCGTTTACAAGCAGAAAAAAAGGGAGAGTTAGGATTAGTTTTAATTGATTATTTACAATTAATGGAGGGAGGTGGAGATAATCGAGTTCAAGAATTATCAAAAATTACTCGTTCTCTTAAAGGTTTGGCCAGAGAAGTTAATGCACCGGTGATTGCTTTATCTCAGTTAAGTCGTGCGGTTGAGTCTAGAAATAATAAACGACCGATGATGTCAGATTTGAGAGAAAGTGGTTGTTTAATCGGTGATAGTTTAATTGAATTAGCAGATATTAGAAAAAAAGTTCCCATCAGAGATTTAGTCGGAAAATCTGGATTCAAGATTTTAGCGTTAAATGAGTCAACAATGAAGCGAGAAAAAGCTATTGTTACTAAGGCATTTTGCACAGGAATTAAACCTACTTTTTGCTTAAAAACTAGCTTAGGAAGAACAATTAGTGCAACAGCTAATCATAAATTTTTAACCATTCGAGGTTGGAAAAGGTTAGATGAGTTAAACATTAAAGAATCTATTGCTTTACCTCGATTTTCATGTAGTTCATCTTTAGCTGATAGTGATATTTATTGGGATGAGATTGTGTCAATCGAACCTGATGAAGAAGCAGAGGTTTATGATTTAACAGTTGATAAATTTCATAATTTTATTGCTAATAATATAGTCGTTCATAATAGTATTGAACAAGATGCTGATTTAATTATGATGTTATATCGGGATGAATATTATAATCCTGATACAGTAGATAGAGGAATTGCTGAAATTCTTATTACTAAACATAGAAATGGGCCAACAGGAACAGTTAAGCTATTATTTCAACCGGAATTAACGAAATTTCTCAATATGCAAAGAAGCAGTAATTATTAA
- a CDS encoding glycosyltransferase family 39 protein → MMLLTNFKNPFYKLILLILIIGIFLRFINLDKKIYWHDEIYTSLHITGYLSNEWKSKLFNGQIIGINDLQYYLHINPQKTLNDTLNVLAIDDPHHPPLYYILVRYWRHLFGDSIIVIRSFSTVMSLFVFPAIYWFCWELFQNSIIGLITIALVAISPFYILYAQEAREYALWTVIILISNSWLLKAIKVTQNHHNIEPKIIRCWLIYSGLNAISLYISFVSVFIIIPQTIYTIILENFRLTKITILQGISILISVILFIPWIVVFICNYEQYQRSTSWTKLKIPSWEILKIFALNITRIFFAIDQEFETLLNYLSVIICLILVGYAIFFLIKNTSIMCWGLILCLIITPIVLLVLPDLIIGGIRSLSPRYLIPCFIAIDISIAYLLGSKLIDKNTKNIKIWSIIIAIIISGGMISSAVNSQNDTAWTKVISYSLPEVARIINKTQSPLLISDGNGYNSGNIMSLSYLLNPDVKLQLLSNTKDYQLPPGFKHIFLLSPSDEFRLQLEKQKGLKANFVFQDIHLNLWEIEH, encoded by the coding sequence ATGATGCTATTAACTAACTTTAAAAATCCTTTCTATAAATTAATTCTGCTTATCCTGATTATTGGTATTTTTCTTCGTTTTATTAATTTAGATAAAAAAATTTATTGGCATGATGAAATTTATACAAGTTTACATATAACAGGATACTTGAGTAATGAGTGGAAATCTAAATTATTTAATGGTCAGATAATAGGAATCAATGATTTACAATATTATCTCCATATTAATCCTCAAAAAACATTAAATGATACCTTAAATGTTTTAGCTATTGATGACCCTCATCATCCCCCATTATACTATATCTTAGTAAGATATTGGCGACACTTATTCGGTGATTCTATCATCGTTATTAGAAGCTTTTCTACGGTGATGAGTTTATTCGTTTTTCCTGCTATTTATTGGTTTTGTTGGGAACTCTTTCAAAATTCAATAATTGGGTTAATCACAATCGCTTTAGTTGCTATTTCACCTTTTTATATTCTTTATGCTCAAGAAGCGCGAGAATATGCTTTATGGACTGTAATTATTCTTATCTCTAATTCCTGGTTATTAAAAGCAATAAAAGTAACACAAAACCATCATAATATTGAACCTAAAATTATTAGATGTTGGTTAATATATTCAGGGTTAAATGCTATTAGTTTATACATTTCTTTTGTTAGTGTATTTATTATCATTCCTCAGACTATATATACAATAATCCTAGAAAATTTCAGACTAACTAAAATAACCATTTTACAAGGAATCTCAATTTTAATATCTGTGATTTTATTTATTCCTTGGATAGTTGTATTTATTTGTAATTATGAACAATATCAACGGAGTACGAGTTGGACTAAATTGAAAATACCTTCTTGGGAAATATTGAAAATATTTGCTTTAAATATTACTCGTATTTTTTTTGCTATTGATCAAGAGTTTGAAACATTATTAAATTATTTATCAGTAATAATTTGCTTAATATTAGTCGGATATGCAATCTTTTTTCTGATCAAAAATACTTCTATAATGTGTTGGGGATTAATTCTATGTTTAATTATTACTCCCATTGTCTTATTAGTTCTTCCAGATTTAATTATAGGAGGAATACGTTCCCTTTCACCTCGCTATCTTATCCCTTGTTTTATTGCGATTGATATTTCTATTGCTTATTTATTAGGAAGTAAATTAATTGATAAAAATACTAAAAACATCAAAATTTGGTCAATTATAATAGCAATTATTATCTCTGGTGGTATGATTTCTTCTGCAGTTAATTCTCAAAATGATACTGCTTGGACTAAGGTAATTAGTTATAGTTTACCTGAAGTTGCGCGTATTATTAATAAAACCCAATCTCCTCTGTTAATTAGTGATGGAAACGGTTATAATTCAGGTAACATTATGTCTTTAAGTTATTTACTTAATCCTGATGTTAAGCTTCAATTACTCTCAAACACAAAAGATTATCAACTTCCCCCAGGGTTTAAGCATATCTTTTTATTGAGTCCTTCGGATGAATTTAGACTACAATTAGAAAAACAAAAAGGTTTAAAAGCTAATTTTGTCTTTCAAGATATTCATCTTAATCTTTGGGAAATTGAGCATTAA
- a CDS encoding ATP-grasp domain-containing protein, which yields MDLLEYQAKELFHQVGIPILPSQPIANLSELKHLQIPYPVVLKSQVHSGGRGRAGGIRFVQNTIDAVAAAQAIFSLPILGEYPQVILAEARYDAQSEFFLCVVLDYHLQRPVLLGSAKGGIDVDTLLNHMEQVVLDQEFSPFYARRLATKMGLSGSLINVVSVIVEKMYQLFVEKDLDLIEINPLAVSPGGEVMALDGKITVNNTALCRHLDLLSLITSRKDTEATALNPIKYGGNYPLPSKKPSLIGTQSGNIGIIGNSWGLTLATWDLLVQQKGKPACAFILEEKGTTKSLSQQLQTALGQMIGNPNLRVILINILGSPETSEAMAEVIANYGISNSGVSSPLLKSRSEDRLPRATAANDASRKRGQPDTEGQPKKVQSLELVVRLVGRNLTSFQEILPVFPLHWLDNLDSAIAKTIGITTAKP from the coding sequence ATGGATTTACTAGAATATCAAGCCAAAGAACTCTTTCATCAAGTGGGCATTCCTATTTTGCCCTCCCAACCCATCGCTAATCTCAGTGAACTCAAACACCTCCAGATTCCCTATCCGGTGGTCTTAAAATCTCAAGTTCACTCAGGGGGACGAGGAAGGGCGGGGGGCATACGTTTTGTACAAAATACCATTGATGCAGTAGCGGCCGCTCAAGCTATTTTTAGCTTACCTATCTTGGGAGAATATCCTCAAGTAATCTTAGCGGAAGCCCGTTATGATGCTCAATCGGAATTTTTTCTCTGCGTTGTCCTTGATTATCATTTACAACGTCCTGTTTTACTCGGTTCTGCTAAAGGGGGTATCGATGTCGATACTTTACTTAATCATATGGAGCAAGTCGTTCTCGATCAAGAATTTTCCCCTTTTTATGCCCGTCGTCTGGCCACTAAAATGGGACTCAGTGGTAGCTTGATTAATGTGGTCAGTGTCATTGTTGAAAAAATGTATCAACTGTTTGTTGAGAAAGATCTCGACTTAATAGAAATTAATCCCCTGGCAGTAAGTCCAGGGGGAGAAGTGATGGCCCTGGATGGAAAAATTACGGTTAATAATACGGCTTTATGTCGTCATTTGGATCTGTTAAGCCTTATTACCTCAAGAAAAGACACCGAGGCAACTGCTCTTAACCCTATCAAGTATGGGGGAAATTATCCACTTCCGAGTAAAAAACCCAGTTTAATCGGTACACAAAGCGGTAATATCGGTATTATTGGCAATAGTTGGGGACTCACTCTAGCCACTTGGGATCTGTTGGTACAGCAAAAGGGAAAACCCGCTTGTGCTTTTATTCTTGAGGAAAAAGGAACGACTAAATCTTTAAGCCAACAGTTACAGACTGCTTTAGGACAAATGATAGGAAATCCTAATCTAAGAGTGATTTTAATTAATATTTTAGGCAGTCCTGAAACTTCTGAGGCTATGGCCGAGGTGATCGCTAATTACGGGATAAGTAACTCTGGAGTCAGTTCACCGTTACTAAAAAGTCGCAGCGAAGATCGTTTACCAAGGGCAACGGCCGCTAATGATGCATCACGTAAACGGGGTCAACCGGATACAGAAGGTCAACCCAAAAAAGTCCAGTCTTTGGAATTAGTTGTGCGTCTGGTAGGCAGAAATTTGACTTCTTTTCAAGAGATACTACCTGTTTTCCCCTTACATTGGCTGGATAATCTTGACAGTGCTATTGCTAAAACTATAGGCATAACTACCGCTAAGCCTTGA
- a CDS encoding succinate--CoA ligase subunit alpha, with the protein MKWQSDSKVLIQGLNEPLAAYYGARMKSSGTNIVGGISSDYQTAPMDGIPVFNLVEEAVKQVGQIDISLIFSPPYQVLDAALEAIAAGIGQIVIISSGVPPLDMVKLLRLAQGTNTFILGSGSQGLLVPEQFFLGMMESSFYVPGPVGIISRCDRLIDEVARELTQAKFGQSLAISLGSDGIIGSNFEQWLQIMEEDDNTQVIILLGQPHSSAEISAAEYIVSAIEKPVITYISGIYAPVERNFGDATTIIANQLFHRVPTKQTEQKTISAFKKAGIKLAQSPSEIVKLVKGVLSPKKSK; encoded by the coding sequence ATGAAATGGCAATCTGATAGCAAGGTTTTGATTCAAGGATTAAATGAACCTCTGGCTGCTTATTATGGGGCCCGCATGAAATCCTCTGGCACTAATATTGTAGGGGGAATTAGTTCTGATTATCAAACGGCCCCTATGGATGGAATTCCTGTTTTTAACTTAGTCGAGGAAGCGGTTAAACAGGTGGGTCAGATTGATATTAGTTTGATTTTTAGTCCGCCTTATCAGGTACTTGATGCCGCTTTAGAAGCCATAGCTGCCGGAATTGGTCAGATTGTCATTATTTCTTCTGGTGTTCCCCCTCTGGATATGGTAAAGTTGCTCAGATTGGCTCAAGGAACTAATACCTTTATTTTAGGTTCAGGTAGTCAAGGGTTACTCGTTCCTGAACAGTTTTTTTTGGGCATGATGGAAAGTTCTTTTTATGTTCCTGGCCCGGTAGGTATTATTAGTCGTTGCGATCGCCTAATTGATGAAGTAGCCAGAGAATTAACTCAAGCTAAGTTTGGTCAATCTTTAGCTATCAGTTTAGGTAGTGATGGCATTATTGGCTCAAATTTTGAACAATGGTTACAAATTATGGAAGAAGATGATAATACTCAAGTAATTATTCTCTTAGGACAGCCTCATAGTAGTGCTGAAATTTCGGCAGCAGAATATATTGTTTCGGCTATTGAAAAGCCTGTAATCACTTATATTTCAGGAATTTATGCCCCAGTTGAGCGCAATTTTGGGGATGCTACTACTATTATTGCTAATCAACTTTTTCATCGGGTTCCGACTAAACAAACAGAACAAAAAACTATTAGTGCTTTTAAGAAAGCGGGAATTAAATTAGCTCAATCTCCCTCAGAAATTGTTAAATTAGTCAAAGGGGTTCTCTCTCCAAAAAAGAGCAAATAA